A stretch of the uncultured Desulfobacter sp. genome encodes the following:
- a CDS encoding NAD(+)--dinitrogen-reductase ADP-D-ribosyltransferase, which yields MSDYQYQYNLCNVPAWVIGSREFNADPTPLSVHGVRKAHAHFFKQLDELSSWEERARIFQDYMEVAFHLHQWREAGDVGQLLSIKHSYLRFLRGWLFDADSVEGAVLKGWVQTRMGLPPLHHRGRIDGKESDEYLSYMKDRMKGSARTNGIFNQLDLLYEFVQYELKRRNPDTTHITLYRGVHGFFDHDLLEWDKKKGKGVVRLNNLNSFTHDFERAWEFGTFVIEAQIPVYKIFFDGAFLHAGILKGEEEVLVIGGEYDITRRII from the coding sequence ATGTCCGATTATCAATATCAATACAACTTGTGCAATGTGCCTGCCTGGGTCATTGGCTCCCGGGAATTCAACGCTGATCCCACGCCGTTAAGTGTTCATGGTGTACGCAAAGCCCATGCCCATTTTTTTAAACAGTTAGACGAGCTGTCCAGCTGGGAAGAGCGGGCAAGAATATTTCAAGATTATATGGAGGTTGCGTTTCATCTTCATCAGTGGCGGGAAGCAGGTGATGTCGGTCAATTGCTCAGTATAAAGCACAGTTATTTAAGATTTCTGAGGGGATGGCTTTTTGATGCCGATTCCGTTGAAGGGGCTGTCTTAAAGGGATGGGTGCAAACCCGGATGGGATTGCCGCCACTGCATCATCGTGGCCGGATCGACGGGAAAGAGAGTGACGAGTATTTATCATACATGAAGGATCGCATGAAAGGTTCCGCGCGAACCAACGGTATTTTCAACCAGCTGGATCTTCTCTATGAATTTGTTCAGTACGAGCTGAAACGTCGCAATCCGGATACGACTCACATAACCCTTTATAGAGGAGTTCATGGCTTTTTTGACCATGATCTGCTTGAATGGGACAAAAAGAAAGGTAAAGGGGTGGTCCGGCTCAATAATTTGAATTCCTTTACCCATGATTTTGAGCGGGCCTGGGAATTTGGTACATTTGTTATTGAAGCCCAAATACCTGTTTACAAAATTTTTTTTGATGGCGCTTTTCTTCATGCCGGGATACTCAAAGGAGAGGAAGAGGTGCTGGTTATTGGCGGTGAGTACGATATTACCAGACGAATCATATAA
- the draG gene encoding ADP-ribosyl-[dinitrogen reductase] hydrolase, producing the protein MQSVPIPDRKQIVEKAKGAFVGLAIGDALGATTEFMTAQEIKLQYGVHDQIIGKGWLYLRAGQVTDDTEMSICIGRAIQKSKGWDLTAVAEEFAAWVGGRPIDVGSTCARGIRNYILHQTLEVAPSRWSAGNGALMRMLPVALYTLGNQDLLARYVVEQAHITHNNPLSDAACIFFGRLLHETMMGAELFRQLLALTKSFVKEYPDFCYVPYPGKSSAYVVDTVQTVFHFLFSTDNFEDCLVGTVNQGGDADTTGALVGMLAGAVYGVEGIPKRWLKRLDPRVYSEVDALATYLVELSPALLSLKD; encoded by the coding sequence ATGCAATCGGTACCAATACCTGACAGAAAACAAATTGTGGAGAAGGCAAAGGGCGCCTTTGTCGGTCTTGCCATAGGAGATGCGCTAGGGGCGACTACCGAGTTCATGACGGCCCAGGAAATTAAATTACAATATGGTGTGCATGATCAGATCATTGGGAAAGGATGGCTCTATCTTAGAGCAGGCCAGGTGACCGATGACACTGAAATGTCAATTTGTATCGGACGGGCCATTCAAAAATCCAAGGGATGGGATCTTACTGCCGTGGCCGAGGAATTTGCCGCTTGGGTAGGAGGACGACCCATTGATGTCGGCTCTACATGTGCCAGGGGGATCAGGAACTATATTCTCCATCAAACCCTTGAAGTGGCACCAAGTCGTTGGAGTGCCGGAAACGGGGCCTTGATGCGAATGCTTCCCGTTGCACTCTACACCTTGGGAAATCAAGATCTTCTTGCCCGATATGTGGTGGAGCAGGCCCATATTACGCACAATAATCCCTTGTCTGATGCGGCATGTATCTTTTTTGGCCGCCTGCTTCATGAGACTATGATGGGTGCTGAATTATTCCGTCAGCTTCTGGCCCTGACCAAAAGTTTTGTGAAAGAATATCCGGACTTTTGTTATGTGCCTTATCCAGGTAAAAGCTCTGCCTATGTAGTTGATACCGTGCAGACTGTTTTTCATTTTTTATTTTCAACAGACAACTTTGAAGATTGCCTTGTCGGTACGGTAAATCAGGGCGGGGATGCGGATACCACCGGCGCATTAGTCGGGATGCTTGCCGGCGCTGTTTATGGCGTCGAGGGGATACCCAAGCGCTGGTTGAAACGGCTGGATCCCCGTGTTTATTCCGAGGTCGATGCACTTGCAACATATCTAGTGGAACTCTCGCCGGCACTTTTGTCATTGAAGGATTAA
- a CDS encoding fumarylacetoacetate hydrolase family protein, which produces MKYQHVFNDGAVCDLPVGKVVCVGRNYVDHIKELDNPMPTEPILFIKPATSLQPISAPIVIPDFTNDCHNETELAVLIGKKITRASLQEAQTAVAGYGLALDLTLRDVQASLKKKGLPWEKAKAFDGSCPISPFIGPDALADPQDTQLKLEVNGQVRQNESTKLMINKIFDLIVYMSGFFTLLPGDVVLTGTPAGVAALKSGDKLALELDGRFRFSASVA; this is translated from the coding sequence ATGAAATATCAACATGTGTTTAACGACGGGGCTGTGTGTGATCTGCCCGTGGGCAAGGTGGTTTGTGTGGGGCGCAATTATGTGGATCATATCAAGGAACTGGATAACCCCATGCCCACAGAACCTATTTTATTTATAAAACCTGCAACATCCCTACAGCCGATCAGTGCGCCTATTGTGATCCCTGATTTTACCAATGACTGCCACAATGAGACGGAACTGGCGGTGTTGATCGGCAAAAAGATCACCCGGGCAAGCTTGCAAGAGGCTCAGACCGCTGTTGCAGGATATGGGCTTGCATTGGATTTGACCCTGCGGGATGTTCAGGCATCGCTGAAAAAGAAAGGGCTGCCCTGGGAGAAGGCAAAAGCATTCGACGGGTCCTGTCCTATTTCTCCTTTTATTGGACCCGATGCCCTTGCCGATCCCCAGGATACGCAGTTGAAACTGGAAGTAAATGGGCAGGTGCGGCAAAATGAGAGCACAAAGTTGATGATTAACAAAATATTTGACTTAATCGTTTATATGTCCGGTTTTTTTACGCTGCTACCCGGAGATGTTGTTCTTACCGGAACCCCGGCCGGTGTTGCGGCTTTGAAATCAGGCGATAAACTGGCGCTGGAACTTGACGGTCGGTTTCGCTTTTCTGCATCTGTTGCCTGA
- a CDS encoding response regulator, with amino-acid sequence MSDTNTLILIVDDNTENIQFMGSLLMANDYQVGVAHNGIEALTFCETKLPDLILLDIIMPQMDGYKFCEKLKKDSRTSHIPVIFVTAKTETPDIVKGFNVGGVDYVSKPFIPEELLARVKTHVEMKQLRHLIPICSVCKKVRDVNGYWKSLEAYIEKYSDSTFTHSMCAQCGDRLYGKEPWYIQMKKESKESF; translated from the coding sequence ATGAGTGATACAAACACGTTAATCCTGATTGTTGATGACAACACCGAAAACATTCAATTTATGGGCAGTTTATTAATGGCCAATGATTATCAAGTCGGTGTCGCCCATAACGGCATTGAAGCATTGACCTTTTGTGAAACCAAGCTGCCGGATCTTATTTTACTGGATATCATCATGCCGCAGATGGATGGTTATAAATTCTGCGAAAAATTAAAAAAAGACTCAAGAACCAGCCACATACCGGTTATCTTTGTAACGGCAAAAACAGAAACCCCTGACATTGTAAAAGGATTCAACGTGGGTGGCGTTGACTATGTTTCCAAACCATTTATCCCCGAAGAGTTGCTTGCCCGGGTCAAAACCCACGTTGAAATGAAACAGCTAAGACACCTGATCCCCATTTGTTCGGTTTGTAAAAAGGTCAGGGATGTGAACGGCTACTGGAAAAGCCTTGAAGCATATATTGAAAAATATTCGGATTCAACTTTCACCCACAGCATGTGCGCTCAATGCGGAGACAGATTATATGGAAAGGAACCATGGTATATACAAATGAAAAAAGAATCAAAAGAGTCGTTTTAA
- a CDS encoding AAA family ATPase: protein MKLGKYKIVDIFKTEKYKTIYLAQSKGKTYHIHEYLNATLAEHEYKIATRLTECHADQFIDSFTNKEKSLLVQTPFTGLSSGRYFNDQSSLPEKIIFARSVLSILKKIHDAGVIYNNLSLENITIEQSGRVMLHNFLPATLSKEDSDPRMDSLTDPRFTAPERTQRVDAKPSFASDYYSFGILMYWLLTGKLPFNAEDLPALILLHVAQQPTRPCLVNTEISDNLSRIVEKLLEKAPSNRYKSIEGIFYDLDHFSDPNFLPGSMDMDPTFKVSAQIYGRKEETDRLKKAAESLKAGNVRLVCISGYSGVGKSTIVLEFQKSLPVHEYRFISGKFQQYKKDIPYFALIEAFNSLFDLLLLSIQAELNKFRRSFKTAIGDQGQILTSVFPKLELIVGKQKPVETLMGENAQNRFNYIFIKFINIIATRERPLILFLDDIQWTDLVSLNVLRAVLQNKTGFLLVILCYRSNEVDQHHPFWQWRHDLDTLQIQYDKITVMDLRPEDVSSLVADSLNRHNRKLSNIAFQKTNGNAFFVHQLLNKMADDNCFIPDVEHKTWQVDFKKISSLEISSNVVELMQARLEHLPVKVIDLMKVIGAVGHNVDLDVLSIVTKKGPEDIRRLLKQPFEYGLLNQKGNLLYFTHDKIQQACYQLNTPEELPLLHFTIADTLMRNEIDQRPDDLFNLVGHLDKGFGHISDNFEKYIKIYMKAAMKSKEISAYNELLHYVENALDLLRKNHPDTMRHHVYCQYHIALYLNSRFKEADAFFKEKLTCIQNPLLLRENLFAKISQDSMLKKYKQAMELGMSVLKPFGIELDIDPSLNDLSRHLDEMTFRLAQAGLTNISDLLEIEQKNNDEMAFICEIIMALLPASFFYNPRASCLLFFATIQLAIKNGVFEGMAYALSIASTPFILIRNDYRSSYRYVKFAVQVAAGNQRALGNSKHILALINWHWCKSMKDDTALKIAGDAHHLLVQGGDIQMAGYTYFDTVSYMWERGDILQKVLAETQKTIAFNEKTQNLHGTAIILPFFQMVKTLMTDDGDFCNFCREGFNEADFIEKNKENAMALCLFFVYKTQLAYMGGAFKQAYAFGCEANTRLLYITGFISAQTGLFYAALSACVVLDPADEKWDTVTRALDQMRRWSQGSADNFKHKFHFLEAEIARKKNNVPLAIHCYIHAIVAVRQNRFLHEKSLIYERFASFWEEQENTELCEYYAQEAIQDYERWGATRKSQQLRQKYRHIHFDTQVHDLDLLSVINAQNVLAQETDIRALLKQMMQILLEVSGAERGFLILKKKDWYIEAFKNIEGEEIFLESLPLHRDMLCVDMVNYVIRTGQPANLEQFPVQPENAYMTRVKPQSLIAIPAVVSAKIIAVIYLEHRQIKNTFTASRRETVKLLSTQIAISLNNAKIYNQLELRVKERTKELAAQNEALKIARRKADQANEAKSEFLNNMSHELRTPLIAVTGFSELLSTLVSDPKQKSYVDAIKTAGKNLVTLVNDVLDLSKIEAGKMDITYAPVNLRTIFMEIEQIFGMKCKAKKLQFVVSHCTNLPNLLNLDEIRIRQILLNLVGNAVKFTNTGGVTLSSHVKKTREDKLELTLSVQDTGIGIPKAEQELIFQSFEQQKNQDTAKYGGTGLGLAITRRLVKLMKGTITVTSSPNQGSRFEVRFFNVAKIKTRDTEPEKSNGPLENIVFNRKRILIVDTIESNRLFLQTVLSKMNLEVMTATNGHEAILLSIELTPDLILMDIKMPVMDGFEVVGILKNRLDTSPIPVIALTASPTREEKEAALMSGFAGYLAKPLDLDSLLAVITQYVTYKPIDTVPDTTEKPTNLLLLSKADQPDVLCRQLQHDILPCFENMEHAFVANEFKNLAEQLNTIGETFNIKEMSDMGNHMLDLLTAFDIKKMKECLTRYANIITTSIHNLEVSHE from the coding sequence ATGAAACTGGGTAAATATAAAATTGTAGACATTTTTAAAACGGAAAAATATAAAACCATTTATTTGGCACAATCCAAGGGAAAGACTTATCACATACATGAATATCTAAACGCAACATTGGCTGAGCATGAGTATAAAATAGCCACCCGCCTGACTGAGTGTCATGCTGATCAATTCATAGATTCATTTACAAATAAAGAAAAAAGTCTGTTAGTCCAAACGCCGTTTACAGGTTTATCTTCAGGCAGATATTTCAATGATCAATCGTCACTCCCCGAAAAAATTATCTTTGCCCGGTCCGTGTTATCCATACTTAAAAAAATCCATGATGCCGGGGTGATCTATAACAACCTGTCTTTGGAAAACATCACCATTGAACAAAGCGGCCGAGTAATGCTGCATAATTTTTTACCGGCAACCCTGTCCAAGGAGGATAGCGACCCCAGGATGGATAGCCTGACAGACCCACGTTTTACAGCGCCCGAACGGACACAAAGAGTGGATGCAAAACCTTCCTTTGCAAGTGATTATTATTCATTCGGCATCCTGATGTACTGGCTTCTCACAGGGAAATTGCCCTTTAACGCAGAAGATCTGCCGGCGCTCATCCTGCTCCATGTGGCCCAGCAGCCCACACGGCCCTGTCTTGTAAACACAGAAATTTCTGACAATCTATCCAGGATCGTTGAAAAACTGTTAGAAAAGGCGCCGTCAAACCGATACAAATCCATTGAAGGAATTTTCTATGATTTAGACCATTTTTCTGATCCTAATTTCCTGCCGGGCAGCATGGATATGGATCCAACGTTTAAGGTCTCTGCCCAAATATACGGCAGGAAAGAAGAAACAGACCGGCTGAAAAAGGCAGCGGAATCGCTTAAAGCGGGCAACGTCAGATTGGTTTGCATCTCAGGGTATTCGGGTGTGGGTAAGTCCACCATTGTGCTTGAGTTTCAAAAATCCCTTCCAGTCCATGAGTACCGGTTTATTTCAGGCAAATTTCAGCAATATAAAAAAGATATTCCCTACTTCGCATTAATAGAGGCGTTTAACAGCCTTTTTGACTTACTGCTGTTATCAATTCAGGCAGAGTTGAACAAATTTCGCAGGTCTTTTAAAACGGCGATTGGGGATCAGGGACAAATCCTTACATCCGTCTTTCCCAAGCTTGAATTGATTGTCGGCAAACAAAAACCTGTGGAAACGTTGATGGGGGAGAATGCTCAAAACCGATTTAATTATATTTTTATAAAATTCATCAACATCATTGCCACCCGGGAACGGCCTTTGATTCTTTTTCTAGACGATATTCAGTGGACAGACCTGGTCTCCTTGAATGTGCTGCGTGCCGTCCTCCAGAACAAGACGGGTTTTCTGCTCGTAATCTTGTGCTATCGCTCTAATGAGGTGGATCAGCACCACCCCTTTTGGCAATGGCGCCATGATTTAGACACACTTCAAATCCAGTATGATAAAATAACCGTGATGGATTTACGGCCCGAAGATGTCTCATCACTGGTGGCAGACAGCTTAAACCGGCATAACCGGAAATTAAGCAACATTGCATTTCAAAAAACCAATGGAAATGCCTTTTTTGTCCATCAACTGCTAAACAAAATGGCAGATGATAACTGCTTTATCCCGGATGTTGAACATAAAACCTGGCAGGTTGATTTCAAAAAAATCTCGTCATTAGAAATTTCCAGCAACGTCGTGGAACTTATGCAGGCAAGGCTGGAACACCTGCCTGTAAAGGTGATTGATCTGATGAAAGTCATAGGTGCCGTGGGGCACAACGTGGACCTTGATGTGCTGTCAATTGTCACAAAAAAAGGACCGGAAGATATTCGCAGGTTACTAAAACAGCCTTTTGAATACGGGTTATTAAACCAAAAAGGCAATCTTCTCTATTTTACCCATGATAAAATCCAGCAAGCCTGCTACCAGCTCAATACGCCTGAAGAACTGCCCCTTTTACATTTCACCATTGCAGATACGCTCATGCGCAATGAGATAGACCAGCGCCCTGATGATCTTTTCAACCTTGTGGGCCATTTGGATAAAGGGTTTGGGCATATTTCTGATAACTTTGAAAAGTATATCAAAATTTACATGAAAGCCGCGATGAAAAGCAAAGAGATCTCCGCATACAATGAGCTTTTGCATTATGTTGAAAACGCCCTGGATCTGCTGAGAAAGAACCATCCGGATACCATGCGGCACCACGTATACTGCCAGTATCATATTGCCCTTTACCTGAACAGCCGGTTTAAGGAGGCCGATGCTTTTTTCAAAGAAAAACTTACCTGTATTCAAAATCCCTTGTTACTGAGGGAGAATCTTTTTGCCAAAATCTCCCAGGACAGCATGCTCAAAAAGTATAAACAGGCCATGGAATTGGGTATGTCTGTTTTAAAACCCTTTGGAATTGAATTGGATATTGATCCTAGTCTCAACGACCTGAGCCGGCATCTGGATGAGATGACATTCAGGTTGGCACAGGCGGGGCTGACCAACATTTCAGATCTTCTGGAAATCGAGCAGAAAAACAATGATGAAATGGCATTTATCTGTGAAATCATTATGGCCTTGCTGCCGGCCTCTTTTTTTTATAACCCCAGGGCTTCATGCCTGCTGTTCTTTGCAACCATTCAGTTGGCCATAAAAAATGGTGTGTTTGAGGGCATGGCCTATGCGCTTTCAATTGCGTCCACGCCATTTATCCTGATCAGAAACGACTACAGGTCCTCATACCGATATGTGAAATTTGCCGTGCAGGTTGCCGCAGGCAATCAGCGGGCATTAGGTAACAGTAAACATATTTTGGCTCTGATTAACTGGCATTGGTGCAAATCCATGAAAGACGATACCGCACTGAAAATTGCCGGGGACGCTCATCATCTGCTTGTACAGGGTGGTGATATCCAGATGGCGGGATATACCTACTTTGATACGGTCTCATATATGTGGGAACGCGGAGACATCCTCCAAAAAGTTTTGGCAGAAACTCAAAAAACAATAGCGTTTAATGAAAAAACCCAAAACCTTCATGGCACCGCCATTATTTTACCTTTTTTTCAAATGGTAAAAACCTTAATGACCGACGATGGCGATTTCTGCAATTTCTGCCGAGAGGGATTCAATGAGGCTGACTTCATTGAGAAAAACAAAGAAAACGCCATGGCCCTTTGTTTGTTTTTCGTATATAAAACACAGCTTGCATATATGGGGGGTGCGTTTAAACAGGCCTATGCATTCGGGTGCGAAGCAAACACACGCCTTCTTTATATTACCGGGTTCATTTCGGCCCAGACAGGGCTTTTCTATGCCGCGTTAAGTGCCTGTGTGGTACTGGACCCGGCTGATGAAAAATGGGACACCGTCACCCGGGCATTGGATCAGATGCGCCGGTGGAGCCAGGGATCTGCGGACAACTTCAAACATAAATTCCACTTTCTTGAAGCAGAAATTGCCAGAAAAAAAAATAATGTTCCTTTGGCCATTCACTGTTATATCCATGCGATTGTGGCCGTCAGACAAAACCGTTTTCTACACGAAAAATCCCTGATCTATGAGCGATTTGCCTCTTTCTGGGAGGAACAGGAAAACACAGAGTTATGTGAGTATTACGCCCAAGAAGCCATTCAAGACTATGAGCGCTGGGGGGCGACAAGAAAAAGTCAGCAACTGCGACAAAAATACCGTCACATTCATTTTGACACCCAGGTTCATGACCTGGATCTGTTAAGTGTCATCAATGCCCAAAATGTACTGGCTCAGGAGACCGATATAAGAGCGTTATTAAAACAGATGATGCAGATTCTTCTCGAGGTATCCGGGGCTGAACGCGGATTTTTGATCCTTAAAAAAAAGGATTGGTATATAGAAGCATTCAAAAATATTGAAGGTGAAGAAATCTTTCTGGAAAGCCTTCCTTTACACAGGGATATGCTCTGTGTTGATATGGTTAATTACGTGATTAGAACCGGTCAGCCGGCCAATCTCGAGCAGTTTCCAGTTCAGCCGGAAAATGCCTATATGACCCGGGTCAAACCCCAATCCCTTATTGCAATACCTGCGGTTGTCAGTGCCAAAATCATCGCGGTCATTTACCTGGAACACAGGCAAATCAAGAATACATTTACGGCAAGCCGCCGGGAGACCGTCAAATTGTTATCCACGCAGATCGCCATATCGCTGAACAATGCCAAAATATACAATCAACTAGAACTTCGGGTTAAGGAACGGACCAAAGAGTTGGCCGCCCAGAACGAAGCGCTTAAGATCGCCCGCAGGAAAGCGGATCAGGCCAATGAAGCAAAATCTGAATTTTTAAATAACATGAGCCATGAACTGCGCACCCCGCTGATCGCCGTAACCGGTTTCAGTGAACTTTTGTCCACTTTGGTATCCGACCCCAAACAAAAAAGCTATGTGGACGCCATTAAAACCGCCGGGAAAAATCTGGTCACCCTGGTCAACGATGTGCTTGATCTGTCCAAAATTGAGGCAGGAAAAATGGACATCACCTACGCCCCGGTGAATCTGAGAACCATATTCATGGAAATTGAACAAATTTTTGGCATGAAATGCAAGGCAAAAAAGCTGCAGTTTGTCGTCTCCCATTGTACTAATTTACCGAACCTGCTCAATCTGGACGAAATCAGGATCCGGCAAATTCTTCTAAATCTTGTTGGTAATGCCGTAAAATTCACCAATACCGGTGGGGTGACCCTTTCATCCCATGTTAAAAAGACACGTGAAGACAAACTTGAATTAACCTTATCTGTCCAGGATACCGGCATTGGCATTCCTAAAGCGGAGCAGGAACTCATTTTTCAATCCTTTGAACAACAGAAAAATCAAGACACAGCAAAATATGGTGGAACCGGCCTTGGCCTTGCCATTACCCGCCGACTGGTGAAACTGATGAAGGGCACAATAACGGTCACAAGCAGCCCCAACCAGGGAAGCCGTTTTGAGGTCCGTTTTTTTAATGTGGCCAAGATCAAAACCCGGGATACTGAACCTGAAAAATCTAACGGCCCATTAGAAAACATCGTGTTTAACCGGAAAAGAATCCTTATTGTGGATACAATTGAATCCAACCGGTTGTTTTTGCAAACGGTGTTGTCAAAAATGAATCTGGAAGTGATGACAGCCACTAATGGACATGAAGCCATACTGCTGTCCATTGAACTGACACCGGATCTTATTCTCATGGATATCAAAATGCCGGTGATGGATGGTTTTGAAGTTGTCGGCATATTAAAAAACCGCCTGGATACCAGCCCAATTCCCGTTATCGCCTTAACGGCCTCTCCCACCAGAGAAGAGAAAGAAGCAGCACTTATGTCAGGATTTGCCGGTTATCTGGCAAAGCCCCTGGATCTGGACTCACTATTGGCGGTAATTACCCAATATGTGACCTACAAACCCATTGATACCGTTCCTGATACAACAGAAAAACCCACAAATTTGCTTCTCCTGTCAAAAGCAGATCAGCCGGATGTGTTGTGCCGGCAGCTGCAGCATGACATATTGCCCTGCTTTGAAAATATGGAGCATGCCTTTGTCGCAAATGAATTCAAAAACCTTGCTGAACAGCTCAACACAATTGGAGAAACATTTAACATAAAAGAGATGTCAGATATGGGCAATCATATGCTCGATCTGCTAACGGCCTTTGATATCAAAAAAATGAAGGAGTGTCTTACCAGATATGCCAACATTATAACAACATCCATCCACAACTTGGAGGTGTCCCATGAGTGA
- a CDS encoding ATP-binding protein, whose product MRYGFKNISSQLVVIILVVAVLTIIASLLICGWIQYRALKQDMAQNIAITGLLIGEYCVSPLIFEDRAGADDVLKKLAHIPNIDAAVLYDKSGAAFAVYSRNDAHLHECQGGSAKKGVFTDGFYCITLPIVYEGETYGSIGIHADTSEIYFKIRGFGVTLLPWALSIFALALFLAILLQRKISGPITQLADITQRIAASEDFSIRAPAGRNDEIGHLYKGFNNMLAHLAEREIQRDLAQKEKERLESQLFQAQKMESVGRLAGGVAHDFNNILSVITGYSELSLIDLDKNHPVYENINTIMESGQRAARLTQQLLAFSRKQVTRKEKLNVKDEIELILKMIKRLLGEDIAIHVLHESEDLCIMADRSQMEQIILNLSINARDAMPKGGSLTIETRMVTLSAETMIRHFEIEAGPHACIIVTDTGEGMPPDVINQIFEPFFTTKERGKGTGLGLSTVYGIIKQNKGYIDVYSEPGSGTAFKIYLPMIDEENSAPPTDNIRKASRERHCHETILLVEDDESLRRMLSSSLSDQGYTILEAENGEQATAIFEKSKGRIDLLITDMVMPGQNGLDMAMEFQATSAELRIILMSGYTENTLIRDGNIPADITFINKPVTPASLSQVIAEVLGPVVSPPR is encoded by the coding sequence ATGAGGTACGGTTTTAAGAATATAAGTTCACAGCTCGTTGTCATTATCCTTGTAGTGGCCGTTCTGACAATTATAGCCTCCCTGCTGATCTGTGGATGGATTCAGTACAGGGCATTGAAACAGGACATGGCGCAAAACATTGCTATAACGGGACTTTTGATCGGAGAATACTGTGTTTCTCCTTTGATATTTGAGGATCGGGCAGGGGCCGATGACGTTTTGAAAAAATTGGCCCATATCCCCAATATCGACGCGGCTGTACTCTATGATAAATCAGGGGCGGCTTTTGCCGTTTACAGCCGAAATGATGCCCACCTGCATGAATGTCAAGGCGGCTCAGCCAAAAAGGGTGTATTTACAGATGGCTTTTATTGTATCACCCTGCCGATTGTTTATGAGGGGGAGACCTACGGCAGTATTGGGATTCATGCCGACACCAGTGAAATTTATTTTAAAATCAGGGGATTTGGTGTTACACTTCTGCCTTGGGCGCTCTCCATCTTTGCCCTGGCTTTGTTCCTGGCTATACTGCTTCAAAGAAAAATTTCAGGCCCCATTACACAGCTGGCCGATATTACTCAGCGGATTGCCGCAAGCGAGGATTTTTCCATTCGCGCGCCGGCCGGCCGGAATGATGAAATCGGCCATCTTTACAAAGGATTCAATAACATGCTGGCCCACCTGGCCGAAAGGGAAATCCAGCGGGACCTTGCCCAAAAAGAGAAGGAACGGTTGGAAAGCCAGCTTTTTCAAGCCCAGAAAATGGAGTCGGTCGGTCGCCTGGCCGGCGGCGTTGCCCATGACTTCAATAATATCCTGAGCGTGATTACCGGGTATTCTGAACTCAGCCTGATAGATTTGGATAAAAACCATCCCGTTTATGAAAACATAAACACCATCATGGAATCCGGGCAGAGAGCTGCCCGGCTGACCCAGCAGCTGCTGGCCTTCAGCAGGAAGCAGGTAACCCGGAAAGAAAAGTTGAATGTGAAAGATGAAATTGAACTTATCCTTAAGATGATCAAGCGGCTTTTAGGTGAAGATATCGCAATACATGTACTACATGAGAGCGAGGACCTTTGTATCATGGCTGACAGATCCCAGATGGAGCAGATCATTCTCAACTTGAGCATCAACGCCAGGGATGCCATGCCCAAAGGCGGATCACTGACCATTGAAACCCGGATGGTTACCCTTTCTGCCGAGACCATGATCAGGCATTTTGAGATTGAAGCCGGACCCCATGCCTGCATTATTGTAACTGACACAGGCGAAGGGATGCCACCGGATGTGATCAACCAAATTTTCGAACCTTTTTTTACGACGAAAGAAAGGGGCAAAGGCACGGGTTTAGGCCTTTCTACGGTTTACGGCATCATTAAACAAAACAAAGGATATATTGACGTATACAGCGAACCCGGCAGTGGAACTGCTTTTAAGATTTACCTGCCCATGATAGACGAAGAAAATTCTGCCCCCCCGACAGACAATATCCGGAAGGCATCCCGTGAAAGGCATTGCCACGAAACCATTTTGCTGGTTGAAGACGATGAAAGCCTTCGCCGGATGCTGTCATCCAGCCTCTCAGACCAGGGATATACAATCCTTGAGGCTGAGAATGGTGAACAGGCAACAGCAATTTTTGAAAAAAGTAAAGGTCGCATTGATCTGCTGATCACGGATATGGTCATGCCGGGTCAAAACGGATTGGACATGGCCATGGAATTTCAGGCAACTTCTGCTGAACTCAGGATTATTCTCATGTCCGGTTATACGGAAAATACCCTTATCCGTGATGGGAATATTCCCGCCGATATCACATTTATCAACAAACCGGTCACACCGGCCTCCCTTTCTCAAGTGATCGCCGAGGTACTCGGTCCTGTGGTGTCACCGCCGCGATAA